From the genome of Neorhodopirellula lusitana:
TGGCGTGTTCAACATGCCACTCCGTTCGCAAACCGGACCTCGCCAATATTTCCGCTGCCACGCTGAACGAATTCCATCAAGGCATGACGTTCAATCACGGCACGATTGTGTGCTATTCCTGCCACAATCCAGACGACGCCGATTCGTTGCGATTGGCCGATGGAACTTCGGTTGCCTACGAGAACGTGATGACGCTCTGCTCGCAGTGCCATGGTTCGCAAGCGACGGCCTTTGCCCACGGTGCGCACGGCGGCATGAACGGGCACTGGGATTTGACTCGCGGTCCCCAGATGAAGAACAACTGCATCGATTGCCATGATCCCCATGCACCGAACTACCCCAAGATGATTGTCGGCTTCAAACCGAAAGACCGCTTCAACACGCCCGCGGAATCCGATCACGGGACTACTGACCACGGTACCACTGGTCACGGACATTCCGATCGCGGGCATCCCCAACACGACCACTCAGGAGCGGAGTCGCATGACGACCACTAAAACCGGTTCGCCCAACCAGCCTGGCGGTGATCGATCGCTGCCTGTGGTTGAAAACTTCAGCCGCCGTGCCGCCGTCAAGGGAGCCTTTGCGACGCTGGGTGCAGGTGCGTTTGTCGCCGCCGTTTCACCATTGCGGCAAGCGGCAAAGAGTTCGTCGGCCGCCGAGTTCATGCAGACCCACTACACCGAGCTGTCGCGGGAACAGAAGGTCGATGTCTTGGCCCGATTGGAAGCCGAAACGAAAGAGAATTATGGCGCCGAGGTAACGATCGCGGATGATCGTCCGATTCCCGGCACCAAGTTTGTCTACGCCATCAACCTGAGCGTGTGCAACGGCAACGGTAAATGCGTTGAAGCCTGTCATAAGGAAAACAACCACGACCGCGATACGAACCAGTCGTACATCCGCGTCCTCGAAATGCCCAAGGGCACGATGGACATGGAACAGGGGTCGACGACTTATACGGGCACCGTTCCCAAAGACGACAAGTTCTATTTGCCGGTGCAATGCCAACAGTGTGACGAGCCACCCTGCGTCGACGTTTGCCCGGTCAAGGCGACGTGGAAGGAAGAGGATGGCATCGTGGTCGTCGATTACAACTGGTGCATCGGTTGCCGGTACTGCGAAGCAGCGTGTCCCTATCACGCACGCCGTTTCAACTGGAAAAAAGCTGAAGTGCCGGCGGAGGAAGTCAATCCAGACCAGAGCTATTTGAGCAACCGAGTGCGGCCCGTCGGCGTGGTGGAAAAGTGCACTTATTGCTTGCACCGCACCCGTCGCGGCAAGCTGCCGGCATGCCTAGAGGCGTGTCCCACCGGGGCTCGCGTGTTCGGCAATATTTTGGATCCGAACTCCAATATTCGCTGGATTCTTGAAAACAAACGTGTCTACATCCTGAAAGAAGAACTCGGGACCAAACCCGCGTTTTTCTATTATTTCGATTGATTGAACAACCATTGGACGGTGGAGAGGAAGAGCTTCGAAACAACATCATCGAAACTTGATGTGTTCTTCTCTCGTCGCCGCGCCACTCCATCTCCCGCATCTCAGCGTCCACTCTCTCAAACGACCGATCGCAATGAGCAGCATTCCCGCCAACGAATCCCACATCACGAGCTACCCGAAGTTCATTGGGCGTTCGTTGTGGTTGGCTACCGAAGGATCGTTTGCGTTCTATGCATGGATGACGATGCTGACCGCGTTGTTCCTGGTCGGTGCGAACGCTTGGGCGAACCAAGTTGCCGGCGGCATGATCGGCACCAACATGACCGATCAGGTTTCGTGGGGGCTCTACATCGCCAACTTCACGTTCATGGTTGGATTGGCCGCTGGTGGCGTGATGATGGTGATTCCGGCGTACCTGTATCATGATCGTAAGATGCATGATGTGGTCATCATCGGGGAACTGTTGGCCGTCGCCGCGATCGTAATGTGTTTGATGTTTGTGGTGGCTGACTTGGGCCGACCGGATCGTTTTTGGCACATGATTCCGGGCATCGGTAAGTTCAACTTCCCGATTTCCATGTTGACCTGGGACGTCATCGTCCTGAACGTCTACTTGGTTTTGAACCTG
Proteins encoded in this window:
- a CDS encoding cytochrome c3 family protein, producing the protein MPRIANLIFAGVACVAVAMVFVVIGRTETRQETHQETHRDVHAAPAEAAGFTPATPSESPVLHPVVIRKPAGPPRIELAGMDPQGRSGSVACSTCHSVRKPDLANISAATLNEFHQGMTFNHGTIVCYSCHNPDDADSLRLADGTSVAYENVMTLCSQCHGSQATAFAHGAHGGMNGHWDLTRGPQMKNNCIDCHDPHAPNYPKMIVGFKPKDRFNTPAESDHGTTDHGTTGHGHSDRGHPQHDHSGAESHDDH
- a CDS encoding 4Fe-4S dicluster domain-containing protein, which codes for MTTTKTGSPNQPGGDRSLPVVENFSRRAAVKGAFATLGAGAFVAAVSPLRQAAKSSSAAEFMQTHYTELSREQKVDVLARLEAETKENYGAEVTIADDRPIPGTKFVYAINLSVCNGNGKCVEACHKENNHDRDTNQSYIRVLEMPKGTMDMEQGSTTYTGTVPKDDKFYLPVQCQQCDEPPCVDVCPVKATWKEEDGIVVVDYNWCIGCRYCEAACPYHARRFNWKKAEVPAEEVNPDQSYLSNRVRPVGVVEKCTYCLHRTRRGKLPACLEACPTGARVFGNILDPNSNIRWILENKRVYILKEELGTKPAFFYYFD